The segment AAATCATGAgagcattataaaaaattttataccgaaagaatgttttaaatatttaatttcttttattcctgTATTCTTTTTCTTAGACGATTCTTCACAATTCAAATTCagctaattaaaaactaaaagtttaaaTAGTTTTGCTTCAGTAAATATTGTTTTTCCCATTATAATATAAGTTTATAGTATATACAGTATAAGTATATAGTACagtataaatttcatgaaatagaatTTTCTCAGCTATATTTTGTCATTTGAATAACTATGAAATTCGATCCAAAacttcaaaaatctcaaaataagcTATTACaatgaagaaaacaatttttaaaaaattaaaaatcagttaatGGATTAATTATGCGATTATAATATAACAGACATATCAGATGCATGGAATCTTTTAAAGTGCTATTTTATACTCTGTTACTAATCAAATGACGCCAAATTTTGACtgttgcttaaaataaattgtaaattgaattccgaaattaaattttaatttcacttgatttTAACTTACAAGTTTCGAGTTGAAACTATCTCCTTTAAAAATCCTCAAGTTTTCTAAGCTGAAAAATCTTAGAACATCGAAGTTAAAAGTCTTTATCAGAGATGTTTTACtgcaaaatcaaaattattcaaaacttttgacAATTTACACCGAAACCGGATTCTAAACGGCTTccataattaaacattaaatgctCTTTTAGCTGAAGTTCTCATGCTTTCACAAGTTTGTAGCATTCGGTGGATGTAAAGTACATTGATATTCAAACGaatattcaaagcaaataaaagttGATAGATAAAAGTGCTTAAGGTTTTACTTAAATAGGCaatattaatgttaaatcttTAAAAGACACGTTTCATGAAGAAAATTACAGTTTGGGAAATTTcgatgaaaaatatcttttaaattttctcactAAAGATATGtcatctatataaatataatatttagcagtaaatgaagtataaatatcaaagaattgtatatttttttccgaatGAGTCTTTCAGTTTcacatgtaaaatattataaaataaaagtaatattataacaaaaattataacatataacatgtaaaatattataacatataaaagTAATACTATAACAAAAGGTTATAAcatgtaaaataacattataagtatttaataacagtatagtaaatttatattcttcGAAAGATAACATTcaaataacatacaaaaatagttatattagaattaatgaataaaacgaaGAGCTAAATTTACCTTGCTTTTTGTGAATATTCATAGGGCTTCAGCATCTACTTATCTTAGTAAAgtactaaaaatttcatattacctTAGACCCgaaaagtagttaaaaataaaacgatatcATCTTAAAGAAACTAATGAAGAAAACCAAATGAAGcgatttttaagatatttacaaTTCTACTGAAATGATGCAGTAAATCAACTAATTCGCGTAAAGActtcaaactaaaaattttcatGGTACAATCAGAATATTGAAGGATATCCTTACGTCATCAATTGTTCACTTCTTCTAAAGATTTATTCATAGAAGTCACTCCAAGTGCACGGCGGTAAAAAACCCCCACACAGATGTATATTCGGATTCGAATTAATAGAGCAGTGTTCACACGAAGCCAATTATTGCGCTCAATGGGAAgtcacgcctacctcaggaaTATCACGTGACTCCAACGGGACTTTGGCAAATGGCTGTGTCATCGATACATGGATTTGCTATTGTTCCATTGTGGTCACTTGATTTTCCTGAAGAGGCTTGATCTTCTATTGCGCCCAATAGTTTTCCTTGTGTGTACCCAGAAAGAAACATGTCTGAATCAGAAACTTTCTACaagaaaattttagcattatattattttctttttccaaagaCTTGTTTTAAGTAATCACTTAGAAgacatgataataaaataaaagttattcgaTAAATTAATAGAATCCGTATTACGAATTGAGTTACGAGTTCGAAGCCGAATTAAAGAAATTctggaagatttaaaatttattgagatttcaaataaattaatcaaatatgaaaaaaaataagaaaaatatttaaataatttagagagAAACGGAGAGGCTAATTAATCAAGGATATTCCCTTTTTGCTTAGTTAGATTACAGATCTATTTTGAAGACATATGAGGATtactaatttagaaatatttttattaaattgaactgTTCTCAGATGATGAAGATTTCAGCACAGGACATGgaacttccagaattttaatatttaactagcATGGTTAAATATCCCATATGTTCAGATAGAATGTCTTCCACAATCTACGAATCAAATAACAATGTtttgattagaattatttttctgaatgttAACTGTTTCAAACATGTTTCTTCCGGGTTCGAATTCAAAGGACTAACCTAACCGTTCTCATTCAACCCTTATGCCTACAGAGCGATCAATTTGCAGAAATCTCAAGAAGAAGAGAACGTTggaatattaagattattttctaGAATGTTCTCGTCTTTGGTATGTGTTTCTtccaaattagaaattttatttaattctcatgCCTTCTGAGAGACTGTCTTGGTTAAATCTCTGGTAGAAGCGAATTATAGATtgattattttctagaatattctcGATTCAGACGAAATATTATTTCTGTTCGAATCCAAGAAGATAATATAACAGCATTTGTTTAAGAGTTTTAATTACATGTACCTTCAGAGTGAATACATGGATCAAATTGTTGgaataagaaaacattaaatgatATTACTGCGCGGGCAAATTGAAGCTTTTGTCTGAAGAGGATTTTTCTTTTAGAGATTTTTGAGGAGGTTTTAGTACGTAAAGAATTACTTGACTTTTTCTGCTTTGTTTGATAGTTGATCAAAGAAAACTTGGTTAATTGGAAACATTTTATCAACTTTGGAGCTTTGGTGACATGTTTAGTCCCtgctattttataaagaaagaagatACAGAGACCTGTTCTTACTTATACCTGGAATGAGTGATGTAAGTATATTCgctttttcaaacaaatttgacgctatttaacaaattcaaagtaattaaattcggttgtaacttttaaaaattgagatttttgtCCTTTAATAATCCTGGATTCGAATTTCAACAATCCGTATTCAATTATATGTTATTAATGAAAGCAtagtaataacaaataattaagcaaaatttgaattaaacgtTAATTAATTGATCCCACCgcttaaatttaagaattttcatttctgaaatcttTTGATATATTGAAATGGTGTATGAAGgaaattaagagattttttttattatttagaaatcacTTGTATATACATCtcaatattattaaagtaatattacatTATAGTGAAAAGATTCGGTTATTATTGTATCCCATGATAAAATCTAAACCATAAACTGTGagttaataatttgcatttagatAAATACTTAATTACTCCAAACTAAATATTGACTTGAAAGTTTGTTTTGTTGGATTTTCAACTGGCGTTAATCCGTACCCCCATTAACCCTTTTACCAGTAATGAGACGTAAGGTCGTGCATAGAGAAGTTAAACAATGATATAgcatgaaaaaatgttaaattctaaaaaaattataaatttggttaaattccaataaaaaggCTTTTTTGTCCTGACCTTAGTTTTGGTTTgaccttcataatttttaataagtttactCTTAACGCGTTGACTGCCGCGTGACTCGTATGATTCACACCTAACTGTACCAAACCATCTATATAGTTAGGTAATGCCTTTACCAGTACACGTAGATAATATACGTCTATTGTCCAAAAATCAAGCACAAATCGTGGCAGGGAAAGTATTGTGTTGTGATGCTGTATTTTTCGtaacaatttataaatctttttttcagctCCGACATCTTGCAAAAAAGATGCAGCAACACGAAATAGAAGTGTATGTCTACAAATTTCTTTCTAGAATAGTGGTGGCGATGTTTATTTCAAGCCCATTCTGTTATCTTCGAATGAACGTCACTTCTTACTAGGTCTCTGTTAAGAATCAAGTTCTGGAAGCAAGTTGATTGTTGAAAAGGAAATTCAGTGTTCTTGTGAGTCAGTTTCTTGTGAACTTTATGCGCCTACTTAATGGTGTTGGCTCAGAAACGTTCCTCATGGTAAACTGAAAGACAGTCTAAAGTAagccgaaataattttaaaatctttaactaATAATCTTAGATAGGTGTTTGGAAAGTTAATTAACATTCAGGTTTCAAAGGACTCAATCCCAATATATTCTAAACTTTacaagagtttaaaatatttaagattgtaAAAATGGTTAGttaaaaaatgactaaattatCGTAATTCTTCTGTAATTGATAGaatattcgatatttttcatACGACCTATAGCTAAATATATTCGACGTTTTATCAAAAAATCAATTGAAgttaatttgcaatttaataaccagtttaaagattatatttccaGTATTTAGTAAAATCGCTCTAATTTGTTAAAAACTtactgatattctcattttattcGTCCTGTAAATATTGATTTTCGCTTGTTCCAAAGAGTTCTGATTATTCAAATTTCGGCTGAAAAATCTTCAATTCGCCTCAGATTTTCTTTTCGAGGAATTAACtcgaaagaaattttatattggctatgTTTCAATTTACCTTTTCAACTCGGTTGATTAAgatgtaattgaaatttattgaatttcttcaaTTCCTAATTCAAAACAATGTAAGAAGGGAATGTGTGGTTAACTTCAAACATAGTTATGCGATAAATATCGGAGCTGAGCGCAAGATTTGGTTACTGTAAGTAATTAAAGGCAATTCTATACTATTTTAAATGTAGTTATTGGATGCGCTGGTTTCTTACTATTAATAAACTACAATAAGTAGTTGATCGGAACGCATGTTATTAAGCCAAATTTTCTGAAGTATATAACATGCCTGATAACGCTTTAGGAAGGATTTATTGCGCAATCTGTTGCAAGACAAATTTCCTGCTAATTGCCTTAATGGTTATGAAAAAGGAATGGTCTGTAAATTTACGATCTCGGGACATTCTGAAAAGATCataataggaataaaaaataatgcaattccaaatattaatttcttatttctaaaacaacgttgggcattttttttaaatttcagcaattttaaaatgttagtttgTGATAAGAAATAAGTTTTCCAGTGTTTTCTTCAGAGGAGTTGAAcgtaatatttagaaaaattgagTTTCAACAATCCTTGTTGTAACTTGAGGGAAAAACAACGGTTGAAATTTAGctttctaatatttattcttattaaatcatatataaattgattaaattaccGATTCTGTTAATTCAGTgtagtaaaagttatttttgtattgaacTTTATAACGACTTTGGAAATGCAAAATTGTAAACCATCATCAGATCAAAAAAATACCGTAATCTAAATTTCTCACTCGATTGTTTTATGAACTAAACGTCATATTTTGCGACAGCGTTGTTCATAgctataattttttagtaatataaactcaaataatttcaaaaactattgaaatcAGTAACTAGTTGAGACCTCTCGACTGGCGCAatcttaataaacattaaaaataacgcaaaaacatcataataaacaatgccacaaaaattaaattactttatagcatgaatattctttcaattggaaacttcaaattttgaccgcaaattttatccaaaattgcGTTTACCTGATTATGCATTCCCTTAATATTAATGACgttctaaattatgaaattaaaggaTTTGTTAATCATAATGTATTAATGTAAAGAATTATCAATAAGTCATTATCTGTGAGATTGATAACTGATTTTGCCTAAAGATAAGCTTGATATGTAAATGCAAGTTTCCGGAAATGCATAGAATAGGATTTGATTTTGCGTAATTATTAAATCACGCTAAGGTTATTTTACATTCtcactattttcaattttaaactcaATGCGCCCAGCATAGTTAATTTAGCTTTCCATTCATGAGATTAATCactgttttaattaaatcttggATTTGAATGGAAAATTAAGGGAAATTAAGTTAGAGGAAATTGTAACTTCAGatagaagaatatatatagaagCCTCATTTGAAAAGTAAATCTGCATACCATTATAAATGTAGTCGTAAACTAATTGGCACCTTAGAATGGCGTTAAAGTACTGCATTTCATTAACCATTATCATAGTTGTGTacttaaatacaaaatactttaTATCCACACTGTTATTCAAAAATGTGCTTCATAATCTTTGTCCAATCTTTACTACATGGCTACTCAGTATAAATTTCCGATATTGCGTCAGATTTTTTCTCAGCAAGTGCTAATTGGAAACTGAGTAATGGGTATTGGCTGCGaggaatataattttgtagcAATGGATATGGGCAGAAGCGTGAAGATTGGGCTTCGgcattgaataaatatagaatcagtATTAAGGGGAATGAGAAATATGAAAGGACCGTGTGATATATGGAAGCATTGGGGAATAAATAGTTTGAGAGCCGAGAGTAGCAACAGTGGTCAGTGCTTAGAGATTGATAATTGTAGATAAGAATTTTCAAGCATGAATACGGAATTTTAGCTATTagtaatgtataaatatattgcttaattATTATAATGTCAGTAGtggtaatttataaatgtattgctTGAATGTTGGGTAGGTGTGGGAAATGAAAAGTAGTGTGAAAATTGTTGGTAGAATAGAGGAATTGCATGGTTTTGCTGTGATTTAGTATAGGCAATAGATGATTGGTGGTGTGGGTAATGGACGACTGTGTGAGGGTTGTTGTTGTTGGTGGTGGTGTGGGTAATGGACGACTGTGTGAGGGTTGTTGTTGTTGGTGGTGGTGTGGGTAATGGACGACTGTGTGAGGGTTGTTGTTGTTGGTGGTGGTGTGGGTAATGGACGACTGTGTGAGGGTTGTTGTTGTTGGTGGTGGTGTGGGTAATGGACGACTGTGTGAGGGTTGTTGTTGGTGGTGGTGTGGGTAATGGACGACTGTGTGAGGGTTGTTGTTGGTGGTGGTGTGGGTAATGGACGACTGTGTGAGGGTTGTTGTTGGTGGTGGTGTGGGTAATGGACGACTGTGTGAGGGTTGTTGTTGTTGGTGGTGGTGTGGGTAATGGACGACTGTGGGAGGGTTGTTGTTGTTGGTGGTGGTGTGGGTAATGGATGACTGTGGGagggttgttgttgttgttggtggTGGTGGTGTGGGTAATGGATGACTGTGGGAGGGTTGTTGGTGGTGGTGGTGTGGGTAATGGATGACTGTGGGAGGGTTGTTGGTGTTGGTGGTGTGGGTAATGGATGACTGTGGGagggttgttgttgttgttgttgttggtggTGTGGGTAATGGATGACTGTGGGagggttgttgttgttgttgttggtggTGGTGGTGTGGGTAATGGATGACTGTGGGAGGGTTGTTGGTGGTGGTGGTGTGGGTAATGGATGACTGTGGGAGGGTTGTTGTTGTTGGTGGTGTGGGTAATGGATGACTGTGGGAGGGTTGTTGTTGTTGGTGGTGTGGGTAATGGATGACTGTGGGAGGGTTGTTGTTGTTGGTGGTGTGGGTAATGGATGACTGTGGGAGGGTTGTTGTTGGTGGTGGTGTGGGTAATGGATGACTGTGGGAGGGTTGTTGTTGGTGGTGGTGTGGGTAATGGATGGTTGTAGAAAAGTCTGTGTATAGGCAACAGAAATGGGCTGAGTGGCGAGAATTGGGTTCAGAAATCGGAATTGTGATAAAGTGGCTGTAAAAGTGTAGATGCCTATATTTTGTGTATAAAGTGAAAAGTGGGAAAAATTGACAAGGAAATACTTGATAAATgggtaaaatgtttattaattaggGGATAGCATGTTCAAGAAATTATGTTTGTTCTGTCTTAAATCATGGGTTTAAcgcatataacttttttcttttatttcagtatttgcaTACTGTATTTTGAATTTGCAATATGCTCTTAAGTCAGAATGGAGTTCTCCTGCCAAGAgatgttatttaaaatctaaattatagaaATAGGCTTCAAGAATATTTTCCACTTGGGTTTATAAGAAGCATTTTCTGTTaatgaatagtataatttatCAACTCCTTAACAATACTGTGTTAATGAGatgacaaagaattttaattatcgaTAAAAATGACTTTAACTTCGAAAGTatgaattagatttatttatcattgtaattatgttctagtttttaaaattggTATTGCAACATCCTTGAATTACGCAATTTTGGACGtcattgaatattaaatgaatgcaagtttggataattataaattatgctaaatcttacaaataatttaaactacTTGGTAAATGAATTCGTCAGTTtactaattcaaatttcataactgCACCGATATATTTATCTTTCTGAAATCAATAAAGGTTTTAATATGAACTGGCTTAATGTCTTCAATAATATGGAAATGtgagaaatttttaacataatttcaaGAATGGATTAgcatatagaatataaaattcagttttgtcaTAGTTTATAAGTTATGGTTGAAAATATCCAATGGAATTACCATTAGAATTCTTTAactcttgaatttttattataaatgaactcCATTGTTTCGAAGAGAGATTTTGGAACATCTTATTAATGCTGTACAGCAAACGAATGTCGTCTTCGTTTTATTATTCGTTGAGACTAAATCATTCTTTTCTTGAATTTCAAGTTTCTTCTCATGAAAAGAATTTTACCTTAACTAATTTCTTCAGAACgtttctaaaatatcttaaatttattgaCCATTTCTATTTTCATAACTGTAGAAATATATTcacgaatttaatatttaaaatgaagagaaattattCCTGTAGATCTAGAtctttttccttttcagtttATCCATCTTAATGCATGACTAAAGGATGCATTTCaccataaaatgaatatattcaagTTGCATATCAGTTCACAAATAgctgttattaaaaatagaaatatcctGAAGTTTTAACGAAACTTTGTGTGTAGCATATTGAACCCTGTTTTCGGAATCGACATTTCTAATTCTCATACATTAAAGTTTGAATGTCGATGCGAactgaaaaaatgtaataagtttCGCTTATATCTGCATCAATTGAATTGAATCCagcagaaaaatctaaaattaactttttaataatggaTAGAATTGGATGGAATTTTTGGGAAAACCTACAGAGATTTACCAaaactctttttgaaaaaaaaccacATTGATATTTACAGGACGAATGAAAtggatatattaatattaaaataacatggacTCGTATAAATACTAAAACTAAAATCGTTAAATGATTTGatactatttcattaaattagaatttcatttttgataatgtGTCGAATATCGATTAACTTACAAACCCTGtggggaaaaaatggaaataaaattccatttttgaacaaatttcttCTTTGATGTAAAagattaatgcaatttttttttatatcttttcagcatttatttttaaaaaaggaatttttagttttcttatcggaaaaaaatctaaaaaaaggcggcatattttaataaatctacgAAACGCAGTAGACCACTTCGAATATTTCTCGAGCCATCACTGAACGAGAAATGAAAAGATTGTGAATATGTGGGAAAAAAGTAGAAAACCTTTTACTATTATCTAAAAACTGATGAATTGGAACGtcgtttaataatatttagatgtACAATGTTTTCTCAAAACTGCATTTAGAAATGATTACAGCTtcttttaagggaaaaaaatatgaaaacacaaGATGGTTGCATAGGAATTCTTTCTCGTCTAATGTTAAGCAAGCATATGGATTATAAAACCTTGACGAATGACTAAGAATTATGGCACTTAAAGTTaagaatctgaaattattttgaaggaaTTGTTGCAGTTtagaaattaccaaaaaaaaaaaaaatgaacacgtTGTTGGAACCAATACTTCCTGATTTCACTATAGCTTTGAAGCTTCATGTTCGTTGATTCTTAATTTACTGGAACCTTCTGTGTGTTTTTGATTACTTTCGATAGAATTGACTCATGGACTATAAATTTTCTCCTACTGTGTCATACTTGCCAAGTCATTCAGCttctaaaacattctttaaaaatattatggttAGACTTCTGGACA is part of the Argiope bruennichi chromosome 10, qqArgBrue1.1, whole genome shotgun sequence genome and harbors:
- the LOC129987601 gene encoding uncharacterized protein LOC129987601 — translated: MAIFAQPISVAYTQTFLQPSITHTTTNNNPPTVIHYPHHHQQQPSHSHPLPTPPTTTTLPQSSITHTTNNNNPPTVIHYPHHQQQQPSHSHPLPTPPPPTTLPQSSITHTTTTNNNNNNPPTVIHYPHHQQQQQQQPSHSHPLPTPPTPTTLPQSSITHTTTTNNPPTVIHYPHHHHQQQQQPSHSHPLPTPPPTTTTLPQSSITHTTTNNNNPHTVVHYPHHHQQQPSHSRPLPTPPPTTTLTQSSITHTTTNNNPHTVVHYPHHHQQQQPSHSRPLPTPPPTTTTLTQSSITHTTTNNNNPHTVVHYPHHHQQQQPSHSRPLPTPPIIYCLY